A single region of the Mycobacterium lentiflavum genome encodes:
- a CDS encoding DUF2834 domain-containing protein — protein MTTTETVQPASMPLARKMLCAVYALIALLALIATWSQTVAYTHSGAAFFGTFWQDTKVNAASRNITADALMLSMSVVILIVVEARKYGVRFVWLYIVGGVFVAISVTVPLFLIAREIRIGAAEPPRLRPFDVILLLVSGSGALALTTWVDMG, from the coding sequence ATGACAACGACCGAGACGGTTCAACCCGCATCGATGCCCCTCGCTCGCAAAATGTTGTGCGCCGTGTACGCGCTCATCGCGCTCCTGGCGCTTATTGCGACATGGAGCCAGACCGTCGCTTACACACACAGCGGCGCCGCCTTCTTCGGCACCTTCTGGCAGGACACCAAGGTCAATGCTGCGTCGCGCAACATCACCGCCGACGCGCTCATGCTCAGCATGTCCGTCGTCATCCTTATCGTTGTCGAAGCGAGGAAATACGGAGTGCGATTCGTCTGGCTCTATATTGTCGGCGGAGTCTTCGTCGCCATCAGTGTGACGGTCCCGCTTTTCCTTATCGCTCGCGAAATTCGAATCGGCGCTGCAGAACCTCCGCGGCTTCGCCCGTTCGATGTAATCCTGCTGCTTGTGTCAGGCTCTGGTGCTCTAGCCCTCACTACCTGGGTCGACATGGGCTGA
- a CDS encoding cytochrome P450, whose amino-acid sequence MGHKAAFLHASTVVFGPDQIRFALSHAPEPFASDPEPKLSGMNKFQPHALTISRGSHWSDRRRFTDAVLTRATGSGAIANRCDTVAHEEALSIPDNLDWPQFHAAIQRISRRIILGDNATDDEQISAQLATLMTKANPPGKGDPKLFSTFLAALDRYVQAAAANSLVGQFVAAPASDITHPTHQVIHSMFAMGDTLAINLWRCLALLAAHPAILAKAQNGIDQQTSHDYLIGCLSEAMRLWPSTPVLARTLTRATEWDGATVPEATQVMIVNTFNHRDTSRFPEADHFNPTAWTEGSAKSSWSFNFFSHGPQGCPGADLALQLGAVVLTALLSERSLAATGLDLNPHTPLPLTLDHSRLQIRLTPRQRTPRQRCKPT is encoded by the coding sequence ATGGGCCACAAAGCCGCCTTCCTGCACGCCTCCACAGTCGTCTTTGGCCCCGATCAGATCCGCTTCGCTCTCTCCCACGCGCCAGAGCCATTCGCATCCGACCCCGAACCCAAGCTCTCAGGGATGAACAAATTTCAGCCGCACGCCCTGACCATATCCCGAGGCAGCCATTGGTCCGACCGCCGCCGATTCACCGACGCCGTCCTGACGCGCGCCACCGGCAGCGGCGCGATCGCGAACCGATGCGACACCGTCGCTCACGAGGAAGCCCTGTCTATCCCCGACAACCTTGACTGGCCACAGTTTCACGCTGCAATACAACGCATTTCGCGGCGGATCATCCTCGGCGACAACGCTACCGACGACGAACAAATCTCGGCACAACTGGCGACGCTTATGACTAAAGCCAACCCCCCCGGCAAGGGAGACCCCAAGCTCTTCAGCACATTCCTAGCCGCACTGGACCGCTACGTACAAGCCGCAGCAGCCAACAGTTTGGTCGGACAATTCGTCGCGGCACCCGCCAGCGACATAACTCATCCGACCCATCAAGTCATTCACTCGATGTTCGCGATGGGTGACACCCTGGCCATCAACCTCTGGCGTTGCCTAGCACTGCTAGCCGCTCACCCCGCCATTCTCGCGAAGGCGCAGAACGGCATCGACCAACAAACTAGTCACGACTACCTCATCGGCTGCCTATCCGAAGCGATGCGCCTATGGCCCAGCACACCCGTACTGGCACGAACCCTAACTCGGGCTACTGAGTGGGATGGCGCGACAGTTCCCGAAGCAACACAAGTCATGATCGTCAACACCTTTAACCACCGCGACACCAGCCGGTTCCCCGAGGCCGACCACTTCAATCCCACCGCCTGGACCGAAGGATCCGCTAAATCCTCTTGGTCATTCAACTTCTTCAGTCACGGCCCGCAAGGATGTCCCGGAGCCGACCTTGCGCTGCAACTCGGCGCCGTCGTACTGACAGCATTACTGAGCGAGCGCAGCCTCGCGGCTACCGGCCTCGACCTCAACCCACACACACCGCTGCCCTTGACGCTTGACCACTCACGCCTGCAAATTCGACTGACACCTCGACAACGAACACCCCGGCAGCGCTGCAAACCAACCTAA